In Flavobacterium cerinum, one genomic interval encodes:
- a CDS encoding DUF3800 domain-containing protein has translation MEKQLYAFDESGNTGGDLLNRDQPVFVLSSVRLTEAQATLLRGLLTAKADELKFSRLKKSTRYQKEIVALLNHEIISNETVQIALFHKQYCIWLHTVDRLIEHVLREDIGCDVYEDGQNIAITNMLFFCVPAFCDPQAVQEYKQAFINLFQFRDEVHIDKFYTAVENLIASSKDEKFVDALLPILGSYRYIDEILNRWDKYNFDSTLAGFINLIDYWGRKTNTFFNAIVDNSKPLVHHKELIDLVTSINKEGEIGTDRRKLKLPLKLIDIEFADSKDFHAVQIADVIAGAANHYFKAVADPRHVDNFSEMLGQTKLVELTYSPVWPHMAFTPEELGTQHDGGENILDSLAFLSQRKN, from the coding sequence ATGGAGAAACAATTATATGCTTTTGATGAGTCAGGAAATACAGGCGGCGATCTTTTAAACAGAGACCAGCCGGTTTTTGTCTTGTCTTCTGTACGCTTAACTGAAGCGCAGGCTACCCTTTTGAGAGGTTTACTAACAGCTAAAGCAGATGAGTTAAAATTCAGCCGCCTAAAGAAGAGTACGAGGTATCAGAAAGAAATAGTAGCACTGTTAAACCACGAAATTATATCTAATGAGACCGTACAGATTGCCTTATTTCATAAACAGTACTGCATATGGCTTCATACTGTTGACAGACTGATAGAACACGTTCTTAGGGAGGATATTGGTTGTGATGTATATGAAGATGGCCAAAACATCGCCATAACAAATATGCTGTTTTTCTGTGTTCCGGCATTCTGCGATCCGCAGGCAGTTCAAGAGTATAAACAAGCTTTCATTAATTTATTCCAGTTTAGGGATGAAGTTCATATAGATAAGTTTTACACGGCAGTTGAAAACCTTATCGCATCAAGTAAGGATGAAAAGTTCGTAGACGCACTCTTGCCAATTTTGGGCAGCTATCGGTATATCGATGAAATCTTAAACCGTTGGGATAAATACAATTTTGATTCAACATTGGCTGGCTTTATTAATCTGATAGATTACTGGGGAAGAAAAACAAATACATTTTTTAATGCCATTGTTGATAATTCAAAACCCCTTGTTCATCACAAGGAACTTATCGATCTGGTTACGAGCATAAACAAGGAAGGAGAAATAGGCACTGACAGGAGGAAACTAAAACTGCCTCTAAAATTGATTGACATTGAATTTGCCGATTCTAAGGATTTCCATGCGGTGCAAATAGCTGACGTAATTGCCGGTGCAGCGAATCACTACTTCAAGGCTGTCGCTGATCCCCGCCACGTTGACAATTTTTCTGAAATGCTTGGCCAGACAAAACTTGTTGAATTGACTTATAGCCCGGTGTGGCCCCATATGGCGTTTACGCCTGAGGAGCTTGGAACCCAACATGATGGAGGCGAAAACATTCTCGACAGTCTCGCATTTCTAAGCCAGCGAAAAAACTAA
- a CDS encoding YecA family protein — MKIQRNNQCPCGSGEKYKKCCLNKPLVQQDSSYVNDSTDEIDFFNKYNTTDLLQSIAGLSILKENHGKNYRFEQITEEAILYFNTNAASASIPELRDFLSSKYPSEAMEDDPFNLFTEIVTFHGGDYIIFPGISESTSFILGSLLKAIFQTPDNQLPDEFMKIAYQASMFILEISDHIAKVNGYARYLTGEIDKGLVKFPSEERFDILKKSVEITRAEMYRLLQTFNIEKSILDSFLLEISSPDLGGRYGQDSPLTTHPIVNAQDRFVVVSPSNLSYALVEFIKSEAKRIGCYELLVEAYHDFIWLDLQLKIKKLGFTYIPLEVTENLNGPSLRYGVYKFDDDKIALAYQKYPGQSLKEKQDQETSFKTVLGMPEFKEFEILELPIVSSINEMFFAGADKNADRQTLILEASELNIISGLKDVNAIDLYKFATANDKAHDSMMVPTSFLDRFKFYQDNDNSFYCSDNAGPTSIIIEPGYGFDLLLKSKENVDLHSARFKEDGKVKLMEVMKTDKYGSTYLNLEEIGTGKLNLLVENLPVYIWISPLEMSTRTNPALNNMYWELCDAIAYWLWQLEDSIKEKLSSLGSVPIKIIFTLDDESKFAEIDRNFERDPALFDYFIVKATEDSINITIPHQILPYLYGADNEGERQLVRAILTGLNDLLISNSKPGFTKAEITSKIDEAAPLGIKKKIYVLDTNDNLLLEPKNLSGYRLVEQHDVNVVLDNIVPLLGEHAPPVGELTTKKEKEKLTSAIVQKALLPYLRTKIQQYDSTELLKRLIRINEGLINKRERLRINTPTRIACFVSVEQHQVDLAKDLQDLDKSTISVRCLIEHVTAEPYKGSHPVSKTAIDELMAIMEQILAWGSTGDQIHFDLLDIELSVLPSKRIGSKKENIRDIFDPFQSAKTEENITDAIETYKHVFPQHLTTEKKDVPVALEKAFLKDYGITFSRLCEFVEGLCHIGFLQEDACASFPLSRLNAEINKYVDSFSSDEFDNAVEFLSLRARGKVDKLPAGKYEFIDIIPWRYNRILSLLRKPLVIVDEDGDSTAYWGVRQMLQCRMTWVQQLLSGRFRSSDGSEVSKAIGKFANERGDELVKAVVKSIDPTNLIIDTDAYIKPKALLNHTEDIGDVDVLIIDQTNKILYSLECKSMSPSRNVKEMIEEVTKLFGENSSDKGWIEKHMTRHVWLENNLSTVGKVYNIDMTGFKVKSFFVTNEEMLTPHLRKEALPLPFITLYDLEKNGFSTLEKNYDHQIRK, encoded by the coding sequence ATGAAAATACAAAGAAATAACCAATGCCCATGCGGAAGCGGGGAAAAGTACAAAAAATGCTGCCTTAACAAGCCGCTGGTGCAACAAGACAGTTCTTATGTCAACGATTCTACAGATGAGATTGATTTTTTCAACAAATACAATACAACAGATTTACTGCAATCCATAGCAGGGTTAAGCATCTTAAAGGAAAATCACGGGAAAAATTATAGGTTTGAACAGATAACCGAGGAAGCGATTTTGTATTTTAACACTAATGCTGCGAGTGCCTCCATACCTGAACTTCGAGATTTCCTTTCGTCAAAGTATCCAAGTGAGGCAATGGAAGACGATCCTTTTAACCTTTTTACGGAGATAGTAACTTTTCATGGCGGAGATTACATTATATTTCCAGGAATAAGCGAGAGTACTTCTTTTATTCTTGGGAGCCTTCTGAAAGCAATTTTTCAGACCCCAGACAATCAGCTTCCAGATGAATTTATGAAAATTGCCTACCAGGCTTCTATGTTTATTTTGGAAATATCCGACCATATTGCTAAAGTGAATGGTTACGCACGTTATCTTACGGGTGAAATAGACAAAGGACTTGTGAAGTTTCCATCGGAGGAGAGATTTGACATACTGAAAAAATCCGTTGAGATTACTAGAGCGGAAATGTACAGACTGCTGCAGACCTTCAATATCGAGAAATCAATCCTTGATTCTTTTCTTCTTGAAATATCTTCTCCTGATCTGGGTGGAAGATATGGGCAGGACAGTCCGCTGACTACACATCCAATTGTAAATGCTCAAGACAGGTTTGTGGTTGTTTCGCCAAGCAATTTAAGCTATGCCTTGGTAGAGTTTATAAAAAGTGAAGCAAAAAGAATCGGCTGTTATGAATTGTTGGTTGAAGCATATCATGATTTTATATGGTTGGATTTACAGTTAAAAATTAAAAAACTCGGGTTTACGTATATTCCTCTTGAAGTTACAGAAAACCTAAACGGACCTTCCTTGAGATATGGTGTATATAAATTTGACGATGATAAGATCGCACTGGCATATCAAAAATATCCCGGGCAGAGTTTGAAAGAGAAACAAGATCAAGAAACTTCTTTTAAGACGGTATTGGGCATGCCAGAATTCAAAGAATTTGAAATATTAGAACTGCCGATTGTTTCGAGTATTAATGAAATGTTTTTTGCTGGCGCAGACAAAAATGCCGATAGACAGACACTCATCCTTGAGGCTTCAGAACTAAATATTATCAGTGGACTGAAAGATGTCAATGCAATTGACCTGTACAAATTTGCGACAGCAAATGATAAGGCACATGATTCGATGATGGTTCCGACTTCTTTTCTTGACAGATTTAAATTCTATCAGGACAACGACAATTCATTTTATTGCTCTGACAATGCAGGCCCAACAAGCATTATAATTGAACCAGGTTATGGATTTGACCTCCTTCTAAAATCTAAAGAGAATGTTGACCTCCATTCAGCCCGTTTTAAAGAAGATGGCAAGGTGAAATTAATGGAAGTCATGAAGACAGATAAATACGGAAGCACCTATTTAAATCTTGAGGAAATTGGGACTGGAAAACTCAATTTGCTGGTAGAAAATCTGCCAGTATACATTTGGATATCACCTTTAGAGATGTCAACTAGAACAAATCCTGCGCTAAATAATATGTATTGGGAATTATGCGACGCAATTGCTTATTGGTTGTGGCAGCTAGAAGACAGTATTAAAGAAAAATTATCATCATTAGGATCGGTACCTATTAAAATAATATTCACCTTAGATGATGAAAGTAAATTTGCTGAAATAGATCGTAATTTTGAAAGAGACCCAGCATTATTTGACTATTTCATCGTAAAAGCAACGGAAGATTCTATAAATATTACCATTCCTCATCAAATTCTGCCTTATTTATATGGAGCAGACAATGAGGGTGAAAGACAGCTGGTAAGAGCTATCCTGACTGGATTGAATGATTTGCTAATCAGCAATTCAAAGCCAGGCTTTACAAAGGCAGAAATAACCAGCAAGATAGATGAAGCTGCTCCTCTGGGAATTAAGAAAAAAATATATGTCCTGGATACTAATGACAACCTCCTGCTGGAACCCAAGAATCTTTCCGGATATAGGCTGGTTGAACAGCATGATGTCAATGTTGTGCTCGACAATATAGTTCCGCTTCTTGGAGAGCATGCTCCCCCTGTTGGAGAATTAACTACAAAAAAAGAAAAGGAAAAGCTTACCTCGGCTATAGTTCAAAAAGCATTGCTTCCATATTTAAGAACTAAAATACAGCAATACGATTCTACTGAATTATTAAAAAGACTCATCAGGATTAATGAGGGGCTGATTAATAAAAGAGAGCGATTAAGAATCAATACTCCAACAAGAATAGCATGTTTTGTTAGTGTTGAGCAGCATCAAGTAGATTTGGCTAAAGATTTGCAAGATCTGGACAAATCTACCATATCTGTTCGCTGCCTCATTGAACATGTTACCGCCGAGCCTTACAAAGGAAGCCACCCCGTGAGCAAAACAGCAATCGATGAACTTATGGCTATTATGGAGCAGATACTTGCATGGGGCTCTACCGGGGATCAGATACATTTCGACCTCCTTGACATAGAATTATCGGTTCTTCCTTCAAAAAGAATTGGAAGCAAGAAAGAAAACATACGTGATATTTTTGACCCATTTCAAAGTGCAAAAACAGAAGAAAATATTACTGACGCAATTGAAACTTACAAACATGTTTTTCCTCAGCATCTGACCACCGAAAAAAAAGATGTCCCTGTAGCATTGGAAAAAGCATTTTTAAAAGATTATGGCATTACTTTTTCCCGTTTATGTGAATTTGTGGAAGGCTTATGCCACATTGGCTTTCTGCAGGAGGATGCATGTGCCAGTTTCCCGCTCAGTAGGTTAAATGCAGAGATAAACAAATATGTGGATTCATTTTCAAGCGATGAATTTGATAATGCAGTTGAGTTTTTAAGTCTTCGGGCAAGAGGGAAAGTAGATAAGTTGCCGGCTGGAAAATATGAATTTATTGACATTATTCCTTGGAGATATAACAGAATACTGTCCCTACTTCGAAAACCGTTAGTAATAGTTGACGAAGATGGCGATAGTACTGCATATTGGGGAGTCCGACAAATGCTTCAATGCAGAATGACCTGGGTGCAGCAGCTGCTATCGGGCCGTTTTAGGTCATCTGACGGCAGTGAAGTAAGCAAAGCCATAGGAAAGTTTGCCAATGAGCGGGGCGATGAATTGGTTAAAGCGGTCGTAAAATCAATTGACCCCACCAATCTGATAATAGATACGGATGCTTACATTAAACCTAAGGCTCTCTTAAACCACACAGAAGATATTGGAGATGTAGATGTATTAATAATTGACCAGACAAATAAAATCCTATATAGTCTTGAATGCAAGAGTATGTCTCCAAGCAGGAACGTAAAGGAAATGATTGAAGAAGTGACGAAACTGTTCGGAGAAAATTCATCAGACAAAGGCTGGATTGAAAAGCATATGACCAGACATGTCTGGCTGGAAAACAATCTTTCCACAGTTGGCAAGGTCTATAACATCGACATGACTGGTTTTAAGGTAAAGTCATTCTTTGTTACAAATGAAGAAATGCTAACTCCGCACTTGCGAAAGGAGGCGCTTCCTCTGCCTTTTATAACTTTATACGATCTTGAAAAAAATGGTTTTAGTACCTTAGAAAAAAATTATGACCATCAGATCAGAAAATAG
- the trxB gene encoding thioredoxin-disulfide reductase, which produces MSDTIERVKCLIIGSGPAGYTAAIYAARANMNPVLYQGTQPGGQLTTTNEVENFPGYPDGVTGPEMMVQLQDQAKRFGTDVRDGWATKVDFSGPIHKVWINDTKEIHCDTVIISTGASAKYLGLPSEQKYLQLGGGVSACAVCDGFFYRNQDVIIVGAGDSACEEAHYLSKLCRKVTMLVRSDKFRASRIMEDRVRKTENIEILLHTETDEVIGDGQVVTAVRVKNRGTGELTEIPVTGFFVAIGHQPNTDIFKDFITLDETGYIINEPGTSKTNVPGVFVAGDAADHVYRQAITAAGTGCMAALDAERYLAAQE; this is translated from the coding sequence ATGTCAGATACGATTGAAAGAGTAAAATGTTTGATTATCGGGTCGGGGCCTGCTGGTTATACAGCAGCTATTTATGCGGCCAGAGCAAACATGAACCCGGTGCTTTACCAGGGAACACAACCCGGCGGACAATTAACCACAACCAATGAAGTCGAAAACTTTCCGGGTTATCCGGATGGCGTAACCGGACCGGAAATGATGGTACAGTTACAAGATCAGGCAAAACGTTTTGGTACTGATGTTCGCGACGGATGGGCTACTAAAGTCGATTTTTCAGGGCCTATACATAAAGTTTGGATAAACGATACCAAAGAAATACACTGCGATACTGTAATTATCAGTACCGGAGCTTCAGCAAAATATTTAGGATTACCGTCAGAACAAAAATACCTGCAATTAGGAGGTGGTGTTTCTGCTTGTGCGGTTTGTGACGGATTTTTCTACCGTAACCAGGATGTAATTATCGTTGGAGCAGGGGATAGTGCTTGTGAAGAAGCACACTATTTGTCAAAACTATGTCGAAAAGTGACCATGTTGGTTCGAAGCGACAAGTTCCGTGCATCCCGTATTATGGAAGATCGTGTTCGTAAAACCGAAAACATCGAAATTTTGTTGCATACCGAAACAGATGAGGTTATCGGAGACGGACAAGTGGTAACAGCTGTACGCGTGAAAAACAGAGGAACGGGTGAGTTAACCGAAATTCCGGTAACCGGATTTTTCGTAGCAATCGGACACCAACCGAATACCGATATCTTTAAAGATTTTATCACATTGGATGAAACCGGATATATCATTAACGAACCGGGAACTTCTAAAACAAACGTACCGGGTGTTTTTGTTGCCGGAGATGCTGCTGATCATGTTTACCGTCAGGCAATTACAGCTGCGGGAACCGGATGTATGGCGGCTTTGGATGCCGAAAGATATTTAGCTGCTCAGGAATAA
- a CDS encoding GIN domain-containing protein — MKKTILLFALLLTATLSFAQKKEKLKGSKIVTVTQKDVEKFESLEFEDNLEVFLVKGDKQALEIEADDNLHESIKAEMYGSTLRVYTDKDISNAKKLSVRVTYTNDLKMISAKNETKLNALADLQLDNITVKNFDYSKSFLNVKSSSFTILLNDKSKAELNVKAEFAAFELSKNAELKALIAAAESKIDLYQKSTATLEGDSGVSKIRLDNNAVLNAKKFAVTDMELIAEAYTSCNVNAAKTISIFATGKSEIQLLGAPKVDMKNFADNATLYKKQQ; from the coding sequence ATGAAAAAAACGATTTTATTATTTGCCCTATTATTGACTGCAACGCTTTCTTTCGCTCAGAAAAAAGAAAAACTTAAAGGTTCTAAAATTGTAACCGTTACCCAAAAAGATGTTGAAAAATTCGAAAGTCTGGAATTTGAAGACAATCTGGAAGTATTCCTTGTAAAAGGAGACAAACAAGCTTTAGAAATTGAAGCCGATGACAATCTTCACGAATCCATTAAAGCGGAGATGTATGGCAGTACCTTACGCGTTTATACCGATAAAGACATTTCGAATGCTAAAAAATTAAGTGTTCGCGTTACCTATACCAATGATCTTAAAATGATTTCCGCTAAAAACGAAACCAAATTAAATGCACTGGCGGATTTACAGTTAGACAATATTACGGTAAAGAATTTTGATTATTCCAAATCTTTCCTAAATGTAAAATCCTCTTCTTTTACCATTCTGCTAAATGACAAAAGTAAAGCGGAATTGAATGTAAAAGCAGAATTTGCGGCATTTGAATTGAGTAAAAATGCCGAGTTAAAAGCCTTGATTGCCGCAGCAGAATCAAAAATTGACTTATATCAGAAGAGTACGGCGACCCTTGAGGGGGATTCCGGTGTTTCAAAAATCCGTTTAGACAACAATGCTGTGCTAAATGCCAAGAAGTTTGCTGTAACTGATATGGAACTGATTGCGGAAGCCTATACCAGCTGTAATGTAAATGCAGCTAAAACGATCAGCATCTTTGCAACGGGAAAATCGGAAATTCAATTGTTAGGAGCTCCGAAAGTAGACATGAAAAATTTTGCAGATAACGCTACTTTATATAAAAAGCAACAATAA
- a CDS encoding head GIN domain-containing protein: protein MIKLAIHFAKVVIATVVALLFGSCNNFNISNLERVDGSGNVVTKTRNVSSNFTSISASRGLEVILEQASETKVSVKADDNLQNHIKTEVVDGELRITSDVNIRNAEAKKVYVMLPKLDSFEASSGVSVSSKNTLHNNVIAFSSSSGSSITVKVSAETVSCESSSGSEIRISGKANRLETDSSSGSSIDAKELATKDAIADASSGSSIILNTTQSLAAEASSGSSVSYIGSPGNISKKASSGGSVSPY, encoded by the coding sequence ATGATCAAATTAGCTATTCATTTTGCAAAAGTAGTCATTGCTACAGTGGTGGCACTGCTATTTGGTTCCTGTAACAATTTCAACATATCAAATCTGGAAAGAGTAGACGGAAGCGGTAATGTTGTAACCAAAACACGAAATGTTTCCTCCAATTTCACTTCTATTTCAGCGTCACGCGGTTTAGAGGTCATTCTGGAACAAGCTTCTGAAACAAAAGTATCGGTAAAAGCAGACGATAACTTACAAAATCACATCAAAACGGAAGTAGTAGACGGTGAATTGCGCATCACTTCTGATGTTAACATCCGAAATGCCGAAGCTAAAAAAGTATACGTAATGTTACCCAAACTGGATTCATTCGAAGCTTCAAGCGGCGTAAGCGTAAGCAGTAAAAACACTTTACACAATAATGTAATTGCCTTTTCATCCAGCAGCGGTAGCAGTATCACCGTAAAAGTGAGTGCAGAAACCGTGAGTTGTGAAAGTAGTAGCGGTAGTGAAATCAGAATCAGCGGAAAAGCCAATCGCCTGGAAACCGATTCTTCAAGTGGTAGCTCCATCGATGCCAAAGAATTAGCGACAAAAGATGCGATAGCCGATGCCTCCAGCGGAAGCAGTATCATACTCAATACTACGCAAAGCCTTGCAGCCGAAGCATCGAGCGGAAGTTCAGTTTCCTATATCGGTTCTCCGGGTAATATCAGTAAAAAAGCAAGTTCCGGCGGTAGCGTATCCCCATATTAA
- a CDS encoding PspC domain-containing protein, whose translation MNKTVSINLGGFFFHIDEDAFQKLNRYFDAIKRSLSPDGRDEIMNDIESRIAELLSEKLSNDKQVVSLTEIDQVIAVMGQPEDYRLEDDTDNEKTTYTAYPPSNGSKKLYRDKEKGMLGGVAAGFGHYIGIDPLWIRIILILLVVAGFGTGIVAYLILWILIPEAKTTAEKLEMTGEPITISNIEKKVREGFGEISDKINNLDHQKIAHEAKSGATKVATTIEDIFLVIFKVFAKVIGAIIVMFSLMGLIGIVISSIMMIFTAAIPNSPFFDFMNAFNYTDMPMWLLGILILLSVGIPLFFFFLLGLKILVNNLRSIGNVAKFTLLGIWIIALIMLGYFGIRQATEVGFEGKVVEKANLTQITNDTLHIKMRFNDYFSKTADGDTEFRFEQDSAQNEVIYSNNIEIHLLRSTDTPYVQIEKVAGGRSLSDARKRAEKIKYNFEIQGNTLILDNYLLTGITNKYRNQEVRIYVYLPEGTILHPGENVDDYVRNNTSNYYLHGDADQYYYKVLKDELKCLNCPDEESEEWDEDNDPADSTNTTITINSKGVQIKESTKKEVTKSVEGVQLKKDQIIINTK comes from the coding sequence ATGAACAAAACAGTAAGTATAAATTTAGGAGGTTTTTTCTTTCACATTGATGAAGATGCCTTTCAGAAATTAAACCGATACTTCGATGCAATCAAGCGTTCATTATCTCCTGATGGCAGAGACGAAATCATGAATGATATTGAAAGCAGGATAGCTGAACTATTATCCGAAAAGCTTTCAAATGATAAACAAGTGGTAAGTTTAACCGAAATTGATCAGGTAATAGCCGTAATGGGTCAGCCGGAAGACTATCGCCTTGAAGACGATACCGACAACGAAAAAACGACCTATACAGCCTATCCTCCTTCTAACGGATCTAAAAAATTATACCGTGACAAAGAAAAAGGAATGTTAGGTGGTGTTGCAGCCGGTTTCGGTCACTATATCGGTATCGATCCGCTTTGGATACGTATCATTTTAATCTTATTGGTTGTGGCCGGGTTCGGGACAGGTATTGTTGCTTATCTCATTTTATGGATTCTGATTCCGGAAGCTAAAACAACAGCAGAAAAGTTGGAAATGACCGGTGAACCGATAACCATTTCGAATATCGAGAAGAAAGTTCGCGAAGGATTTGGAGAAATATCCGACAAAATCAACAATCTTGATCATCAGAAAATAGCACACGAAGCAAAAAGCGGAGCCACTAAAGTTGCTACAACGATAGAAGATATTTTCCTGGTAATTTTTAAAGTTTTCGCAAAAGTAATCGGAGCCATAATCGTGATGTTTTCGCTAATGGGTTTAATCGGAATCGTAATAAGTTCTATTATGATGATCTTTACCGCAGCCATTCCGAACTCCCCTTTCTTTGATTTTATGAATGCTTTTAACTATACCGATATGCCGATGTGGTTATTAGGAATCTTAATCTTATTAAGCGTAGGAATTCCATTATTTTTCTTCTTCCTTTTAGGATTAAAGATATTGGTAAACAATCTGAGATCCATCGGAAATGTAGCTAAATTCACTTTGCTGGGTATCTGGATTATTGCCTTGATCATGTTAGGTTATTTTGGAATTCGTCAGGCAACTGAAGTAGGCTTTGAAGGTAAAGTTGTAGAAAAAGCAAATCTGACTCAGATTACGAATGACACATTACACATCAAAATGCGTTTTAATGATTATTTTTCAAAAACTGCCGATGGTGATACTGAATTCCGATTTGAACAGGATTCCGCTCAAAATGAAGTAATCTATTCCAACAATATTGAAATTCATTTGTTACGATCAACGGACACTCCTTATGTACAAATTGAAAAAGTTGCCGGAGGACGATCATTATCTGATGCCCGTAAAAGAGCTGAAAAAATTAAATATAATTTTGAAATTCAAGGAAATACATTAATTTTAGACAACTATTTACTAACCGGTATTACAAACAAATACCGCAATCAGGAAGTTCGGATTTATGTATACCTACCGGAAGGTACGATTCTTCATCCGGGTGAAAATGTAGATGATTATGTGAGAAACAACACTTCAAACTATTATTTACATGGTGATGCGGATCAATATTATTATAAAGTACTGAAAGATGAATTAAAATGTTTGAATTGTCCGGACGAAGAGAGCGAAGAATGGGACGAAGACAATGATCCTGCCGACAGTACTAATACCACAATTACCATCAACAGTAAAGGCGTTCAGATTAAAGAAAGTACTAAAAAAGAAGTGACCAAAAGTGTAGAAGGTGTACAGTTGAAAAAAGATCAGATCATCATCAACACAAAATAA
- a CDS encoding PadR family transcriptional regulator, whose product MNIENTKAQMRKGILEFCILSVIKEKDAYTSEILDTLKNAKLLVVEGTVYPLLTRLKNDGLLNYRWEESTSGPPRKYYSLTEEGHEFLKELNNTWTELSDAVNIITSQNQ is encoded by the coding sequence ATGAACATTGAGAACACCAAAGCTCAGATGCGCAAAGGAATTCTGGAATTTTGCATCCTTTCTGTAATCAAAGAAAAAGATGCCTACACATCCGAAATTCTGGACACTTTGAAAAACGCAAAACTACTTGTAGTGGAAGGCACCGTATATCCCTTATTGACCCGATTAAAAAATGACGGTTTACTCAACTATCGCTGGGAAGAATCGACATCGGGGCCACCGAGAAAATACTATAGTCTGACCGAAGAAGGACATGAATTTTTAAAAGAATTAAATAATACCTGGACAGAATTGTCTGATGCAGTAAACATTATAACTAGCCAAAACCAATAG
- a CDS encoding DUF4870 domain-containing protein, protein MTTTTNEKNTATIMHLSTFSQYFIPFGNYFFPILIWAFKRNKSEFVDFNGKQTLNFQLSMLLYSLILLLIAVPVLLYTIFKNISFTSFDQGDFLIRDMSTANLSGIVIVALIAGLLFCFLKVIEFFLVIYAAVKSSNGELYNYPLTISFLK, encoded by the coding sequence ATGACAACAACGACCAACGAAAAGAACACTGCGACGATAATGCACTTAAGTACATTTAGTCAGTATTTTATTCCATTTGGAAATTATTTCTTTCCAATTTTGATTTGGGCTTTTAAAAGAAATAAATCCGAATTCGTAGACTTTAACGGAAAGCAAACTTTAAATTTTCAATTAAGTATGTTACTGTATTCTTTAATATTATTATTAATAGCAGTACCGGTTTTACTTTATACAATATTTAAAAACATTTCTTTTACAAGTTTTGACCAAGGCGACTTTTTAATTCGCGATATGTCAACAGCCAATTTATCCGGAATTGTAATTGTAGCCCTAATAGCCGGATTGTTGTTCTGTTTTCTAAAAGTAATTGAGTTTTTCCTTGTCATTTATGCAGCTGTTAAAAGCAGCAACGGCGAACTATACAATTATCCGTTAACGATTTCCTTTTTAAAATAA
- a CDS encoding DUF302 domain-containing protein has product MDSLYQKKSNSDFYTTEQHLKKELELQHIHIFSATDHSKNASDIGIKMNPSKVFILGNAKAGTPLMLEDPLIAIELPLKILLVEDDKKQVWVYYKNLHPLKNTYSIQKSADQLTMIDTKMHHIIESVCQ; this is encoded by the coding sequence ATGGATTCCTTATACCAAAAGAAAAGTAATTCCGATTTTTATACCACCGAACAGCATCTGAAAAAAGAATTGGAACTACAACACATACACATCTTTTCAGCAACAGATCACTCAAAAAATGCTTCAGATATCGGAATCAAAATGAATCCTTCCAAAGTTTTTATTCTTGGGAATGCCAAAGCCGGCACACCCTTAATGCTCGAAGATCCGCTTATAGCGATTGAACTTCCGTTAAAAATACTTTTGGTTGAAGACGACAAAAAACAGGTTTGGGTGTATTACAAAAATTTACATCCGCTAAAAAACACCTATAGTATTCAGAAATCTGCTGATCAGTTAACTATGATCGACACAAAGATGCATCATATAATAGAGAGCGTTTGCCAATAA
- a CDS encoding DUF4442 domain-containing protein: MEFTPSKLNTFLFFKLPSAFWTGVRVRKISETSCEVTVKHRWINQNPFNSMYFAVQAMAAELTTGALVMYQIQRSGKKISMLVANNKGNFSKKARGRITFLCQDGHLIEEAIKKTIATGEGQTFWMKSVGRDEKGDPVSEMEFEWSVRIK; this comes from the coding sequence ATGGAATTTACACCTTCAAAATTAAATACCTTTTTATTCTTTAAGTTGCCGTCTGCTTTTTGGACTGGTGTCAGAGTACGAAAGATATCGGAGACTTCTTGTGAAGTAACTGTAAAACACCGCTGGATCAATCAAAATCCATTTAATTCGATGTATTTTGCCGTTCAGGCTATGGCGGCCGAATTAACTACCGGAGCTCTTGTGATGTATCAGATTCAGCGTAGCGGTAAGAAGATCTCGATGCTTGTGGCTAATAATAAAGGTAACTTTTCAAAAAAGGCACGAGGCAGGATTACTTTTCTTTGTCAGGATGGCCATTTGATTGAAGAAGCAATTAAAAAGACAATTGCAACCGGAGAAGGTCAGACATTTTGGATGAAATCGGTTGGACGAGATGAAAAAGGCGATCCGGTATCGGAAATGGAATTTGAATGGAGTGTAAGAATTAAGTAG